A genomic window from Osmia bicornis bicornis chromosome 6, iOsmBic2.1, whole genome shotgun sequence includes:
- the LOC114878178 gene encoding beta-1,3-galactosyltransferase brn, with protein sequence MYCLLRSCFQTCVRLIRKIRLKYICICIGFIALLDFFGVFTHIFEITYDSNFVYPYEGDVHEFVNALRHNEKPVVDPINNYNYTFMIDNQQKCLDPPYNTFRVVYIVKSAIENFERRLAIRSSWGFEKRFFDVPSRTIFILGMHPHDDEIQAKVKVEAAKYKDIVQANFVDAYYNNTSKTMMGIKWLIKYCSNSKFYMFVDDDIYVSVKNVLRFIRNPTNYPSYLKEPKKFEAQKREIKDTDNKEGPHINDNITERNIRTLNEKENLNENFTMEEITHGSKEKFHSKILSTVITDFIQKYEDNNNTLRSIYNKAVKNELLSNRLKRQIFDFELPADVRLFAGFVFLSSPHRHKSSKWYVPLSEYPYHLWPPYVTAGAYILSKEALLDMYYTSLYTKYFRFDDIYLGLVAKKANIEPFHCEEFHFYKKDYTKFNYKYVITSHGYGNPNELLTVWNEQKALGNA encoded by the coding sequence ATGTATTGTTTATTACGTTCTTGTTTTCAAACGTGTGTTCgattaataagaaaaatcaGATTGaaatatatctgcatttgtATCGGTTTTATCGCGCTGCTTGATTTTTTTGGTGTATTCACACATATTTTTGAAATCACGTATGATTCAAATTTTGTTTATCCATACGAAGGCGATGTACACGAATTCGTAAATGCATTAAGACATAACGAAAAACCCGTCGTCGATCCtataaacaattataattatacattCATGATTGATAACCAACAAAAATGCCTAGATCCGCCTTACAATACATTTCGTGTTGTATACATAGTGAAATCTGcaatagaaaattttgaaaggaGATTGGCAATCAGAAGCTCTTGGGGTTTCGAGAAAAGATTCTTCGATGTACCATcaagaacaatttttattttgggCATGCATCCCCATGATGATGAGATACAAGCAAAGGTAAAAGTTGAGGCTGCAAAGTATAAAGATATCGTACAAGCAAACTTTGTAGATGCATATTATAACAATACTTCAAAAACTATGATGGGTATTAAATGGCTAATCAAATATTGCTCTAATTCAAAATTCTATATGTTTGTTGACGATGATATATATGTTTCggtaaaaaatgttttaagaTTTATAAGAAATCCAACTAATTATCCAAGTTACTTGAAAGAACCCAAGAAATTTGAAGCTCAAAAAAGGGAAATTAAGGATACTGATAATAAAGAAGGACCGCATATTAATGATAACATTACAGAAAGAAATATTCGTACATTAaatgagaaagaaaatttgaatgaaaattttactaTGGAAGAAATTACTCATGgatcaaaagaaaaatttcatagtAAAATTCTATCCACAGTTATTACtgattttatacaaaaatatgaagataataataatacattaaGATCTATTTACAATAAAGCTGTAAAAAATGAACTTCTATCGAACAGATTAAAAAGGcaaatttttgattttgaacTTCCAGCAGATGTTAGATTATTTGCAGGATTCGTATTTTTATCTTCACCTCATCGTCATAAATCTTCTAAATGGTATGTTCCTCTTAGTGAGTATCCATATCACTTATGGCCACCGTACGTTACAGCAGGAGCATACATATTGTCTAAAGAAGCCCTtttagatatgtattatactagtctttatacaaaatattttagatTTGATGATATTTATCTAGGCTTAGTTGCCAAAAAGGCAAATATTGAACCTTTTCATTGtgaagaatttcatttttataagaaagattatacaaaatttaattataaatatgtaattacTTCTCATGGATACGGAAATCcaaatgaattattaacagTATGGAATGAGCAGAAAGCGCTTGGTAATGCCTAA
- the LOC114878186 gene encoding Sjoegren syndrome nuclear autoantigen 1 homolog isoform X1, which produces MSQHGAALQAYNQELVKCLEEMKLRRMELQTQIEAQEDEKNSLQTEIEKLSYKLTRLNDSLTKRIAVRNEYDRTIADTETAYIKILESSQLLLNMIKKEATNLDQTLLKANVDKQQY; this is translated from the exons ATGTCTCAACACGGTGCGGCTTTACAAGCGTACAATCAAGAACTTGTAAAgt GTttagaagaaatgaaattaagaCGTATGGAATTACAAACTCAGATTGAGGCTcaagaagatgaaaaaaatagtttgcaaacagaaatagaaaaattatcaTATAAATTGACACGTTTAAATGATAGCCTAACTAAAAGAATAGCTGTTAGAAATGAATATGACAGAACCATTGCTGATACAGAAACAGCTTATATCAAG ATTTTGGAAAGTTCACAGTTATTACTAAAcatgataaaaaaagaagccACAAATTTAGACCAGACATTACTTAAAGCAAATGTGGATAAACAACAATATTGa
- the LOC114878186 gene encoding Sjoegren syndrome nuclear autoantigen 1 homolog isoform X2 yields the protein MKLRRMELQTQIEAQEDEKNSLQTEIEKLSYKLTRLNDSLTKRIAVRNEYDRTIADTETAYIKILESSQLLLNMIKKEATNLDQTLLKANVDKQQY from the exons atgaaattaagaCGTATGGAATTACAAACTCAGATTGAGGCTcaagaagatgaaaaaaatagtttgcaaacagaaatagaaaaattatcaTATAAATTGACACGTTTAAATGATAGCCTAACTAAAAGAATAGCTGTTAGAAATGAATATGACAGAACCATTGCTGATACAGAAACAGCTTATATCAAG ATTTTGGAAAGTTCACAGTTATTACTAAAcatgataaaaaaagaagccACAAATTTAGACCAGACATTACTTAAAGCAAATGTGGATAAACAACAATATTGa
- the LOC114878191 gene encoding uncharacterized protein LOC114878191 isoform X1 encodes MTSISRYPGYHNSISQDYLTDGNESHCASSDRTISEYIVSNEHTTMVKPMKKDHPERYEKERRQLQNIPNSRGSVLSGSSRHSLHPLNKSTSHGSICDNGSDIYVTSAAYRTTSDISHMSPHSLTPSSRLGHRAASHCSYGSAKSVKSHTSKKNGIIIETMSTPNPFCPNTKGVCCLMLLINLGLILVALGFVIVIQFFQPLIVWILGIVFLVFGFLTLIGSLVYCVHVFRNAKHPHDINPEDLYWTRYWQGHVGSTPEVYYKAEDKYHDDGYSDRLSKYSNKYYDRQKY; translated from the exons ATGACAAGTATTTCAAGATACCCTGGATATCATAATAGTATAAGTCAAGACTATTTAACAGATGGAAATGAAAGTCATTGTGCTTCATCGGATCGTACTATATCTGAATATATTGTATCCAATGAGCATACTACAatg GTAAAGCCAATGAAAAAGGATCATCCAGAAAGATatgagaaagaaagaagacagTTGCAAAATATACCGAATAGTCGTGGTTCAGTATTATCTGGATCTTCAAGACATAGTCTTCATCCTCTCAATAAAAGTACTTCGCACGGTAGTATATGTGACAATGGTTCAGATATATATGTTACAAGTGCTGCATACAGAACAACTTCAGACATAAG TCATATGTCACCTCACAGTTTAACTCCAAGTTCAAGATTGGGTCATCGAGCAGCTAGTCATTGTAGTTATGGTTCTGCAAAATCAGTAAAATCTCATACATCTAAAAAAAATGGTATAATTATAGAAACTATGTCAACGCCTAATCCTTTTTGTCCAAACACCAAGGGGGTTTGCTGCCTTATGCTACTGATCAATCTTGGTTTAATTCTTGTTGCGTTAGGATTTGTTAtagtaattcaattttttcaaccATTAATAGTTTG gATTTTGGGAATTGTATTTCTGGTATTTGGATTTTTAACTTTAATAGGGAGTCTTGTATACTGCGTACATGTATTTCGAAATGCAAAGCATCCACATGATATTAATCCAGAAGATCTTTACTGGACAAGATATTGGCAAGGACACGTAGGTTCAACACCAGAAGTATATTATAAAGCAGAAGATAAATATCACGATGATGGATATAGCGATCGTTTGAGCAAGTATTCTAATAAATATTACGACcgtcaaaaatattaa
- the LOC114878191 gene encoding uncharacterized protein LOC114878191 isoform X2 produces the protein MKKDHPERYEKERRQLQNIPNSRGSVLSGSSRHSLHPLNKSTSHGSICDNGSDIYVTSAAYRTTSDISHMSPHSLTPSSRLGHRAASHCSYGSAKSVKSHTSKKNGIIIETMSTPNPFCPNTKGVCCLMLLINLGLILVALGFVIVIQFFQPLIVWILGIVFLVFGFLTLIGSLVYCVHVFRNAKHPHDINPEDLYWTRYWQGHVGSTPEVYYKAEDKYHDDGYSDRLSKYSNKYYDRQKY, from the exons ATGAAAAAGGATCATCCAGAAAGATatgagaaagaaagaagacagTTGCAAAATATACCGAATAGTCGTGGTTCAGTATTATCTGGATCTTCAAGACATAGTCTTCATCCTCTCAATAAAAGTACTTCGCACGGTAGTATATGTGACAATGGTTCAGATATATATGTTACAAGTGCTGCATACAGAACAACTTCAGACATAAG TCATATGTCACCTCACAGTTTAACTCCAAGTTCAAGATTGGGTCATCGAGCAGCTAGTCATTGTAGTTATGGTTCTGCAAAATCAGTAAAATCTCATACATCTAAAAAAAATGGTATAATTATAGAAACTATGTCAACGCCTAATCCTTTTTGTCCAAACACCAAGGGGGTTTGCTGCCTTATGCTACTGATCAATCTTGGTTTAATTCTTGTTGCGTTAGGATTTGTTAtagtaattcaattttttcaaccATTAATAGTTTG gATTTTGGGAATTGTATTTCTGGTATTTGGATTTTTAACTTTAATAGGGAGTCTTGTATACTGCGTACATGTATTTCGAAATGCAAAGCATCCACATGATATTAATCCAGAAGATCTTTACTGGACAAGATATTGGCAAGGACACGTAGGTTCAACACCAGAAGTATATTATAAAGCAGAAGATAAATATCACGATGATGGATATAGCGATCGTTTGAGCAAGTATTCTAATAAATATTACGACcgtcaaaaatattaa
- the LOC114878193 gene encoding transmembrane protein 223: MFSSLCCRSTTNYVNKLYPFYKLLANNAIHKNFVRSKYTFKVKNIREYSQNVKSNSLYVNTNIQNNVLLYKYVNVRYFVIFKVFCFGWILFASILSYYTYDSKFVSTFSKNISWTDYIKENGTNLLYFVYALIIGPSAFWLLYTAHKKFIKYIILHKGGRDVSIITHHLFKSQDVAKFPIEEVTAIISRNKMKDYLPIKVKGRWLYYLLDTDGKFLNPELFDHTIGMQKRW; this comes from the exons ATGTTTAGTTCTTTGTGTTGTAGGAGTACAACAAATTATGTCAATAAATTATACcctttttataaattgttagCTAATAATGCCATCCATAAAAATTTTGTACGTTCTAAGTATACATTTAAAGTGAAAAACATAAG GGAATACAGCCAGAATGTAAAGTCAAAttcattatatgtaaatacaaatatacaaaataacgtgttattgtataaatatgtaaatgtTCGTTATTTTGTTATCTTTAAAGTTTTCTGTTTTGGATGGATATTGTTTGCCTCGATATTATCATATTATACATATGATTCAAAATTTGTATcaacattttcaaaaaatatatcTTGGACGgattatataaaagaaaatggaacaaatttattatactttgtaTATGCACTAATAATAG GACCATCTGCCTTTTGGTTGCTATACACAGcacataaaaaatttataaaatatatcattttgCACAAAGGTGGTAGAGATGTATCTATAATCACtcatcatttatttaaaagtcAAGATGTGGCTAAATTTCCTATTGAGGAA GTAACAGCTATAATTTCACGAAACAAAATGAAAGATTACTTGCCAATAAAAGTTAAAGGTAGATGGCTTTATTACTTACTCGATACTGACGGAAAATTCTTAAATCCAGAATTATTTGATCATACAATTGGTATGCAAAAACGGTGgtag